The following are from one region of the Ignavibacteriota bacterium genome:
- a CDS encoding phosphomannomutase: MSKIACFKAYDIRGKVPSELNNELGYKIGRAFSKLTQAKKIVIGYDIRKSSLEISEALKNGLTDSGADVIDIGLCGTEMIYFSTPFFDADGGIMITASHNPSEYNGMKFVAKGSVPVGYDSGLNEVEKMIVNNELGEISKTKGTVTKKEVMKEFITHLSQFYDAKKINSLKVVVNAGNGCAGLALDSLESKLPVKMIKMFNNPDGNFPNGVPNPMLEENRKPTIEIIKRENADLGVAWDGDYDRCFFFDEHGNFIEGYYIIGLLAKSILKNHPGEKIVHDPRLVWNTIEVVEKSGGKTVVSKSGHAFIKQKMREVNSIYGGEMSAHHYFRENAYSDSGMIPFLLILQLMSEEKKKLSELVDEMIADYPCSGEINSTINDPAGKIKEIEKKYSDGKIDHLDGVSIEYPDWRFNLRMSNTEPILRLNVESRGDEKLLKQKTDELLKIIRS; the protein is encoded by the coding sequence ATGAGTAAAATAGCTTGCTTTAAGGCTTATGATATTAGAGGCAAAGTTCCTTCAGAGTTGAATAATGAGCTAGGTTATAAAATCGGCAGAGCATTTTCAAAACTGACACAAGCAAAAAAAATTGTTATTGGTTATGATATAAGAAAATCATCTTTGGAAATTTCTGAAGCTCTGAAAAACGGATTAACAGACAGTGGAGCCGATGTGATTGATATTGGTCTTTGTGGAACGGAGATGATTTATTTTTCAACACCATTTTTTGATGCTGATGGTGGAATAATGATAACCGCAAGTCATAATCCATCCGAATATAATGGAATGAAATTCGTAGCAAAAGGTTCTGTCCCGGTTGGGTATGATTCAGGTTTGAATGAAGTTGAAAAGATGATTGTAAATAATGAACTGGGAGAAATCAGCAAAACCAAAGGAACAGTTACTAAAAAAGAAGTGATGAAAGAATTTATTACTCATCTTTCACAATTCTATGATGCAAAAAAAATAAACTCACTGAAAGTAGTTGTTAATGCTGGAAACGGATGTGCGGGACTAGCATTGGATTCTCTTGAATCTAAACTGCCAGTAAAGATGATAAAAATGTTCAATAATCCAGATGGCAATTTCCCGAATGGAGTTCCAAATCCAATGCTCGAGGAAAACAGGAAACCAACTATCGAAATCATTAAAAGGGAAAATGCTGATCTCGGAGTTGCGTGGGATGGTGATTATGACCGTTGTTTCTTTTTTGATGAACACGGAAATTTTATCGAAGGTTATTACATAATCGGTCTTCTTGCAAAATCAATTCTTAAAAATCATCCCGGTGAAAAAATTGTTCACGATCCAAGACTTGTCTGGAATACAATAGAAGTTGTAGAAAAGTCCGGTGGAAAAACTGTTGTTTCAAAAAGCGGACACGCATTCATAAAACAAAAAATGAGAGAAGTAAACTCGATCTACGGAGGCGAAATGTCTGCACATCATTATTTCAGAGAAAACGCTTACAGTGACAGCGGAATGATTCCGTTTCTTTTGATTCTTCAGTTGATGTCTGAAGAAAAGAAAAAGCTCTCAGAACTCGTTGATGAAATGATCGCTGATTATCCTTGTTCGGGAGAAATTAATTCTACAATAAACGACCCTGCTGGAAAAATTAAAGAGATTGAAAAGAAATATTCAGATGGAAAGATTGATCATCTTGATGGTGTTTCTATTGAATATCCTGATTGGAGATTTAACTTGAGAATGAGTAACACAGAGCCAATACTCCGTCTGAATGTAGAAAGTCGTGGTGATGAGAAACTTTTGAAACAAAAAACGGATGAGTTGTTAAAGATTATAAGAAGCTAA
- a CDS encoding S46 family peptidase, giving the protein MKFTSAFFRFKIIIILLIFLSYQNAFSQTQDWSDIDSIKAGKFDTGKMWTFEYPPAKYFEEEYGFRPDEEWFKHVQLSTLKFADYCSASFVSEDGLIMSNNHCARQSITEVNRDGEDLHKDGFIAWEFEDERQVPGLFVEQCISIEDVTEEIHKALESAKSDSERLEIETQKITEIENRFRNDEETFTKVTPLYFGGKYSLYKYKRYNDVRLVFAPEMQAGYFGGDYDNFTYPRYNLDCSFFRVYDKGIPLKVNHYFTWSKNGAEEGELVFVPGNPGSTNRLSTVAQLEYARDFIYPQTIQLIDSFIEFLQGIIEEDSESANYLTDQLLNYYNSKKAYKGMLDGLRDPVMMQKKKDFENILKEKVQTDAKLNEKYGTLWTDIENVINEMKKLTAEQSALSYDNYDSPEYFSIADQLVGLAEELKLAETDSTYAYTEYEIDELINTLLPDDFDFAKNKKLLKNKIDFLYAEFGDVEFLNKFTNGKKGNEAVDDILSRTVLTSNESIKLLINQGPEAIFNSDDPFIKFVQISGEESKNISMQIDELTVKETITNQKLGRAIFEVYGTSIPPDATFTLRISDGIVKGFNYNGTFAPPITTFYGMLDRYYSFDGKFPWNLHERWLDAPEEFDFSTPFNFVATCDVVGGNSGSPIINKDAEIVGVAFDGNIQSLAGDFIYDPDVNRSVGVHSAGMLEAIKDLYKFERLAEELKLSKMESEYTE; this is encoded by the coding sequence ATGAAATTCACTTCTGCTTTTTTCCGATTTAAAATTATAATTATTCTTCTCATTTTTCTATCCTATCAAAACGCCTTCTCTCAAACTCAGGATTGGAGTGATATCGATTCAATTAAAGCCGGAAAATTTGATACAGGGAAGATGTGGACTTTCGAATATCCCCCTGCAAAATATTTTGAAGAGGAATATGGATTTAGACCTGATGAAGAATGGTTTAAACACGTGCAGCTTTCAACATTAAAATTTGCTGATTACTGTTCCGCTTCTTTTGTCTCGGAAGATGGATTGATTATGTCCAACAATCACTGTGCACGTCAAAGTATAACAGAAGTAAATCGTGACGGAGAAGATCTTCACAAAGATGGATTTATTGCATGGGAATTTGAAGACGAAAGACAAGTACCTGGTTTGTTTGTTGAACAATGCATCAGCATAGAGGATGTTACGGAAGAAATTCATAAAGCTCTTGAGTCAGCAAAATCAGATAGCGAAAGACTTGAAATAGAAACACAAAAAATTACTGAGATTGAAAACAGGTTCCGTAATGATGAGGAAACCTTTACGAAAGTTACTCCACTTTATTTTGGTGGAAAGTATTCTCTTTATAAATATAAAAGATATAACGATGTCCGGCTGGTCTTTGCTCCTGAAATGCAGGCTGGTTATTTCGGAGGTGATTATGATAACTTTACATATCCTCGTTACAATCTAGATTGTTCCTTCTTCCGTGTTTATGATAAAGGAATTCCGCTAAAAGTTAATCATTATTTTACATGGAGTAAAAACGGAGCCGAAGAAGGAGAATTAGTTTTTGTTCCGGGAAATCCCGGCTCAACAAACCGGCTTAGCACAGTTGCGCAGCTTGAGTATGCGAGAGATTTTATTTATCCACAAACTATCCAGCTTATTGACAGCTTTATTGAATTCCTGCAGGGAATAATTGAGGAAGATTCAGAGTCAGCTAATTATCTCACCGACCAATTATTGAACTATTACAATTCCAAGAAAGCTTATAAAGGAATGCTTGATGGATTGAGAGATCCGGTAATGATGCAGAAGAAAAAAGATTTTGAAAATATTCTGAAGGAAAAAGTGCAGACTGATGCAAAACTGAATGAAAAATATGGAACTTTATGGACAGATATAGAAAATGTTATTAATGAAATGAAAAAATTAACTGCAGAGCAGTCAGCGCTATCTTATGATAATTATGATTCGCCGGAATATTTTTCGATTGCTGATCAGCTTGTCGGACTCGCTGAAGAGCTGAAGCTCGCCGAAACGGATTCAACTTATGCTTACACAGAATATGAAATAGATGAATTGATTAACACATTGCTACCGGATGATTTTGATTTTGCAAAGAATAAAAAGTTATTGAAAAATAAAATTGATTTCCTGTATGCTGAGTTTGGTGATGTTGAATTCTTAAACAAATTCACAAACGGTAAAAAAGGTAACGAAGCAGTTGATGATATTTTATCACGCACTGTTTTAACTTCAAATGAAAGTATCAAACTTTTAATTAATCAGGGACCTGAAGCAATCTTCAACAGTGACGACCCTTTTATTAAATTCGTTCAGATCTCCGGTGAGGAATCCAAAAATATTTCTATGCAAATTGATGAGCTTACCGTAAAGGAAACAATCACGAATCAGAAACTTGGTAGAGCAATATTTGAAGTTTACGGTACTTCTATTCCGCCAGATGCAACTTTCACTTTGAGAATTTCTGATGGAATTGTAAAAGGTTTTAATTACAACGGAACATTTGCACCACCAATTACAACATTTTATGGGATGCTTGATCGTTATTATTCTTTCGATGGTAAGTTTCCGTGGAATCTTCACGAACGCTGGCTTGATGCACCGGAAGAATTTGATTTCTCAACTCCGTTTAATTTTGTGGCTACTTGCGATGTTGTCGGAGGAAACTCAGGAAGCCCGATAATTAATAAAGATGCAGAAATAGTTGGCGTAGCATTCGATGGAAATATACAAAGTCTTGCCGGTGATTTTATTTACGATCCTGATGTAAACAGGTCGGTTGGTGTTCATTCAGCCGGAATGCTGGAAGCAATTAAAGATTTATATAAGTTTGAAAGACTTGCTGAAGAGCTTAAACTGTCTAAGATGGAAAGTGAGTATACCGAATAG
- a CDS encoding nuclease has product MEHTLYHYKAIVTSVYDGDTCTVDIDLGLSAWIRGEKLRLNRINAPELTGKERPEGIKSRDFLKGKIEGKEITIETIKDRREKYGRYLAEIWLEDKKGKFINMNDLMVSEGFAKYQKY; this is encoded by the coding sequence ATGGAGCACACACTATATCATTACAAAGCAATCGTAACTTCTGTTTACGATGGTGATACCTGCACAGTTGATATTGATCTCGGGCTCAGTGCCTGGATTCGTGGAGAAAAACTTCGACTAAACAGAATCAACGCACCAGAGCTAACTGGAAAAGAAAGACCAGAAGGAATAAAGTCGCGTGATTTTCTTAAAGGAAAAATAGAAGGAAAAGAAATAACAATTGAAACAATTAAAGACAGAAGAGAAAAGTATGGGAGATATCTTGCAGAAATCTGGCTTGAAGATAAAAAAGGAAAGTTTATAAATATGAATGACCTAATGGTAAGTGAAGGATTTGCAAAATATCAGAAGTATTGA
- a CDS encoding AmpG family muropeptide MFS transporter has translation MKNKLGERNPWLWIPSLYLAEGLPYVVVMTVSVIMYKRLEISNTEIALYTSWLYLPWVLKPFWSPIVDLLKTKRFWIIILQLVIGAGLAGVAFTLPTNNFFQYTLAFFWLLAFSSATHDIAADGFYMLGLKQHLQAYFVGIRSTFYRIAMLAGQGLLVILAGHLEESSGKIHFAWQITFLIIAALFFLFFIYHLFIIPKPKSDSHREKITLNHFTNEFIRTFVSFFRKKEILVIVLFILLYRLGESQLIKLASPFLLDSKEVGGLGLSTSDVGFVYGTVGVIALSLGGILGGIAASRHGLKFWLWWMLIAINLPDLVYVYLAATQTSNFILINICVAIEQFGYGFGFTAFMLYLILISDGEYKTAHFAIATGLMALGMMLPGMISGWIQEQVGYLNFFMWVCISTIPAFIITKFIKIDPEFGKKKLNT, from the coding sequence ATGAAAAATAAATTAGGAGAAAGAAATCCCTGGCTTTGGATTCCTTCTCTCTATCTTGCTGAAGGTTTGCCTTATGTTGTTGTGATGACAGTTTCTGTCATTATGTATAAGCGGCTTGAAATCTCAAACACTGAAATTGCACTTTATACAAGCTGGCTTTATCTGCCTTGGGTATTAAAACCATTCTGGAGTCCGATAGTTGATCTGCTTAAAACAAAAAGATTCTGGATAATAATATTGCAGCTTGTTATCGGTGCAGGACTTGCCGGAGTTGCATTCACACTTCCAACAAATAATTTTTTTCAATACACACTTGCTTTTTTCTGGCTGCTTGCATTCAGTTCTGCAACACACGACATTGCTGCGGACGGTTTTTATATGCTCGGACTGAAACAGCATCTACAGGCATATTTTGTTGGGATAAGATCAACGTTTTATAGAATTGCAATGCTTGCCGGACAAGGATTGCTTGTCATTCTTGCAGGACATCTTGAAGAAAGTTCTGGCAAAATTCATTTTGCTTGGCAGATAACTTTTTTAATCATCGCTGCTTTATTTTTTCTGTTTTTCATTTATCATTTATTTATTATTCCAAAGCCAAAGAGCGATTCACACAGAGAGAAAATTACGTTAAATCATTTTACCAATGAATTTATCAGAACATTTGTTTCATTTTTCAGGAAGAAAGAAATTTTAGTGATCGTTCTTTTCATTCTTCTTTACAGGCTTGGTGAATCTCAGCTTATTAAATTGGCTTCTCCGTTTTTACTTGATAGCAAAGAAGTTGGCGGACTTGGTCTTTCAACAAGTGATGTCGGATTTGTTTACGGAACTGTCGGAGTAATTGCACTTTCTCTTGGAGGAATTTTAGGTGGAATTGCTGCATCGCGACACGGATTAAAGTTCTGGCTGTGGTGGATGTTGATTGCAATCAACTTACCTGATCTTGTTTATGTTTATCTCGCGGCAACTCAAACTTCAAATTTTATTTTGATCAACATCTGCGTTGCAATTGAACAATTTGGTTATGGATTCGGATTTACAGCGTTTATGCTTTATCTTATTTTAATTTCTGATGGCGAATATAAAACTGCACACTTTGCAATCGCAACCGGTTTAATGGCATTGGGAATGATGTTACCAGGAATGATCAGCGGATGGATACAAGAACAAGTTGGTTATCTTAATTTTTTTATGTGGGTTTGCATTTCAACAATTCCGGCATTCATAATTACAAAGTTTATCAAAATTGATCCTGAGTTCGGAAAGAAGAAATTGAATACCTAG